AGTGCAATCCCGGCAAGCAGCCCCATCAGGCCTTTGGTCACAGAATTGACATTCATCGCATCTATTGTTTTAAAGCCATGCCAGCAATCATCATAAACAGTAGAACCATCTTTAATCGCATATATCTGACAGATGTTGCTCTCGTTCCCGCTACTTTCGGTAATGTACTGATGTAATTGCTCTTTATTCAAAATAATAGCCTCCTCTTAGGTAAGATTCAGACGTCCTAAGAAAAGGCTAATATGATTAAAAATTGTTTTCAAGAAAAATCTTAAAATTATTTATATTTAAATAGTGATTATGTAATAAACTGTTACTGCTTCACAGCACCATCAGATACTCCTGTCACAAGAAATCCTGACAAAGAAAAATATAAGATAACAATTGGTACCGCAATAAAAATAGCTCCTGCCGCAAATCTTGAGAACTCAGTTTCCCCTAAATGAGTAAGCCCAACAGCAACAGTCCATAGATCACGATTTTTTAACAGCAAATTAGGAAGAATGAAATCACTCCAGGGCCAGGCAAAAGAAGTCAGCGCAGTATATACCAGTATCGGCTTGGACAATGGCATTGTGACTTTCCAGAAAATCACAGGGTTGGAAGCGCCGTCAATTCTAGCAGCTTCATAGATTGAATTGCTTATGGTGTCAAAATATCCCTTCTGAACCAGATATCCCATAGGTGCTCCTGCTGAATAGACCAGTATAAGGCTCCACAGATTGTTTATCAGATTGAAATTGATCATTATAAGATACACAGCCGTCATTCCCATAAAGCTAGGGAACATACTAAGTACCAAGGTGGTC
The sequence above is a segment of the Butyrivibrio proteoclasticus B316 genome. Coding sequences within it:
- a CDS encoding sugar ABC transporter permease gives rise to the protein MKKERLSEAVVTHIVLILVSFIFFFPVLWLVLASFSASGSIYDYDGFFPKSYSLGTYLKLFTDTQMYDYPSWLRNTLFVAVFSCVLSTVLVILTAYTMSRFRFKMRKPLMKTTLVLSMFPSFMGMTAVYLIMINFNLINNLWSLILVYSAGAPMGYLVQKGYFDTISNSIYEAARIDGASNPVIFWKVTMPLSKPILVYTALTSFAWPWSDFILPNLLLKNRDLWTVAVGLTHLGETEFSRFAAGAIFIAVPIVILYFSLSGFLVTGVSDGAVKQ